One stretch of Tenacibaculum sp. MAR_2010_89 DNA includes these proteins:
- the rsfS gene encoding ribosome silencing factor yields MTKKQASTDDLIAVIIKGIDDVKGEDIQLLDLREIDNTVCDYFIVCSGNSNTQVNAISGSIQKVVSKELKDKPWHVEGQGNSEWVLMDYVNVVVHVFQKQTREFYDIESLWGDAKITQINPA; encoded by the coding sequence GATTTAATAGCTGTGATTATAAAGGGGATTGATGACGTAAAAGGAGAAGACATTCAACTACTTGATTTAAGAGAAATTGATAATACCGTATGCGATTATTTTATAGTTTGCTCTGGTAATTCAAACACACAAGTTAATGCTATATCTGGTTCAATACAAAAAGTCGTTAGTAAGGAACTAAAGGATAAACCTTGGCATGTAGAAGGTCAAGGAAACTCTGAATGGGTTTTGATGGATTATGTAAACGTAGTAGTACATGTTTTTCAAAAACAAACACGTGAATTTTATGATATTGAAAGCCTTTGGGGAGATGCAAAAATAACGCAAATAAATCCGGCATAA
- a CDS encoding amidohydrolase family protein translates to MKQRKLRINGHSHLLPYPEQIPQFMKEKEIFWVDDERKHMLQKGWKRPVTDSSFFLDEKLIWMEKNRLDHAVVLNLSQLYGNGLRLEEMKKALRFQNDFNAKVQHDHPDKFTCGFVVHPGFIYGALYEMERCVEELGLKVLCLPTHFMDSIGQWRCVFDKENDRIFELADKYKLAIEIHPYDGDKMIKLENTNWRFHLIWMLAQCGDAYHFYTLNGMQERFPNIRTCFAHGGQLAQMNLGRRIQGFDGRPDLFEGKTHPRKAVGHPNIFFDTLVHDTDSLKLMIDRQGSNQIIMGLDDPYPLGEMESDAQSSYPGKLLDLAIDRDIIDQKQYDEIWEDNTLRWLFGDDVKAKQDLVNKILSK, encoded by the coding sequence ATGAAACAACGAAAACTACGAATAAACGGTCACTCACACTTATTACCTTATCCAGAACAAATTCCTCAATTTATGAAGGAAAAAGAAATTTTTTGGGTAGATGATGAACGTAAACATATGCTTCAAAAAGGATGGAAAAGACCTGTAACTGACTCTAGTTTTTTCTTAGATGAGAAATTGATTTGGATGGAGAAAAATAGATTAGATCATGCAGTGGTTCTAAATCTTTCTCAATTATATGGTAACGGGTTGCGTTTAGAAGAAATGAAAAAAGCATTGCGTTTTCAAAATGATTTTAATGCAAAAGTTCAGCATGATCATCCAGATAAGTTTACTTGTGGTTTTGTAGTTCATCCAGGGTTTATTTACGGAGCATTATATGAAATGGAACGTTGCGTAGAAGAGTTGGGGTTAAAAGTATTGTGTTTGCCAACTCATTTTATGGATTCAATTGGTCAATGGCGTTGTGTATTTGATAAAGAAAATGACCGTATTTTTGAGTTAGCAGATAAGTATAAGTTAGCTATTGAAATTCACCCGTATGATGGAGATAAAATGATAAAATTAGAGAACACTAATTGGCGTTTTCATTTAATTTGGATGTTGGCGCAATGTGGTGATGCTTATCATTTTTATACATTAAATGGAATGCAAGAACGCTTTCCAAATATTAGAACATGTTTTGCACATGGAGGGCAATTAGCTCAAATGAATTTAGGACGACGTATTCAAGGATTTGATGGAAGGCCAGATTTGTTTGAAGGAAAAACGCATCCAAGGAAGGCGGTAGGGCATCCTAATATCTTTTTTGATACGTTAGTTCATGATACAGATTCTTTAAAATTAATGATAGATCGTCAAGGGTCAAATCAAATAATAATGGGGCTAGATGATCCATATCCGTTAGGAGAAATGGAAAGTGATGCCCAATCATCATATCCAGGAAAATTATTAGATTTAGCAATTGATAGAGATATTATCGACCAGAAGCAATATGATGAAATTTGGGAAGATAATACTTTACGATGGTTATTTGGAGATGATGTAAAAGCAAAACAGGATTTGGTAAATAAGATACTTTCAAAATAA
- a CDS encoding phosphatidate cytidylyltransferase — protein sequence MRNLVIRSISGLVYAIIFISAILYSAESYTALIAVFSAICLWEFNKIINFKNYIPYIILPIAIYYTKEIASRRTLLFILIITLICSFQMIYNLYRSKNSEYPKTFMDKLDVGIRYIILPFTFLTLLPFINNNYHPYVIIYIIVLIWTNDSFAFLVGKNFGKTKLFERISPKKTIEGFIGGLFFSLIVGVLIGYYSSVLSIFNWIIIALIVSTAGTFGDLVESMFKRRANVKDSGTIMPGHGGLLDRLDSLYFLAPFVYLYIHFLM from the coding sequence ATGCGAAACTTAGTAATAAGAAGTATTTCTGGACTTGTTTATGCTATTATTTTTATCTCTGCAATATTATACTCAGCAGAATCATATACTGCCTTAATTGCAGTTTTCTCTGCTATATGCTTGTGGGAATTTAATAAAATCATTAATTTCAAAAATTATATTCCATATATAATACTCCCTATAGCTATATATTACACTAAAGAAATAGCATCTAGAAGAACTCTTTTATTCATACTGATTATTACATTAATTTGTTCTTTTCAGATGATTTATAACCTATATAGAAGTAAAAATTCAGAATATCCAAAAACATTTATGGATAAATTAGATGTAGGTATTCGTTATATTATTTTACCTTTTACTTTTTTAACTTTACTTCCTTTTATAAACAACAACTATCATCCATATGTTATAATATATATTATAGTTCTTATATGGACTAACGATAGTTTTGCTTTTTTAGTTGGAAAGAATTTTGGTAAAACTAAATTATTTGAAAGAATCTCTCCTAAAAAAACTATTGAAGGATTTATTGGAGGTTTATTTTTCTCTTTAATTGTTGGTGTTTTAATTGGTTATTATTCTTCTGTATTATCTATATTTAACTGGATTATCATTGCTTTAATTGTTTCTACAGCTGGTACTTTTGGTGATTTAGTTGAATCGATGTTTAAAAGAAGAGCAAATGTTAAAGATAGCGGAACCATAATGCCAGGACATGGTGGATTACTTGATCGTTTAGATAGTTTATATTTCCTTGCTCCTTTTGTATATTTGTATATACACTTTTTAATGTAA
- a CDS encoding acyl-CoA-binding protein, whose protein sequence is MINDLDIQFQEAYKIASNMQGKLPQDIMLKLYAYYKQAMKGDQFSFNANNNTTTGLRSAFKFNAWVQLKGMSPEDAKKEYINLVNTIIKQYL, encoded by the coding sequence ATGATAAATGATTTAGACATACAATTTCAGGAGGCTTATAAAATAGCTTCAAACATGCAAGGTAAATTACCTCAAGATATTATGCTTAAATTATATGCGTATTATAAACAAGCTATGAAAGGAGATCAATTTTCTTTTAACGCTAATAATAACACAACTACAGGCCTGAGAAGTGCATTTAAATTCAATGCTTGGGTACAGTTGAAAGGCATGAGTCCTGAAGATGCAAAAAAAGAATATATTAACTTAGTAAATACTATTATAAAACAATACTTATGA
- a CDS encoding peptide MFS transporter — protein MKNHTSTKDVLGHPRGLLYLFFAELWERFSFYGMRALLVLYMTKHLLFTDEMSFGIYAAYMSLVYVTPMIGGMLADKVLGFRKAIVLGGVLMALGHFFLTFEQPIFFYGSLSLIIIGNGFFKPNISSFVGKLYNEGDTRRDAGFTIFYMGINIGGAVAPLLCAWLAELYGWHYGFVLAGIGMLLGLLVFKKGLNNNVFDKHGAVPNLAVYNQKKFGIKMGSLITVCALLFVPVFALIVRYHQFEHYLVWIVSLFLVLYIINVLRNVTVSERQKLLVAVYFTVLYTVFSAIFEQAGSSLTLFADRNVNLIGINAAQTNSINSSFIILFAIPFSMLWMYLNKINKNPNSVIKFGVGIALLGLGFVVFAMSAYQVDEFAKTPMSYLIVGYLVLTMGELFLSPIGLSKITELSPTKYVAFIMGVWFSANFYGHFFAGRIAKLTTVSDGDLGVFSNGLLGEITTFITGMSSEVILSKEPIFHQLYSYVSVYSGFGFFTFLIGVLVMIFSKKIKRMMQNVH, from the coding sequence ATGAAAAATCATACATCAACAAAAGATGTTTTAGGTCATCCTAGAGGATTGTTATATTTATTTTTTGCAGAATTATGGGAACGCTTTTCTTTTTATGGAATGCGAGCATTATTAGTTCTATACATGACCAAACATTTGTTATTTACAGATGAAATGTCTTTTGGTATTTATGCAGCCTATATGTCATTAGTATATGTAACGCCAATGATAGGAGGAATGTTAGCAGATAAAGTATTAGGTTTCAGAAAGGCAATTGTTTTAGGTGGGGTATTAATGGCTTTAGGACACTTTTTTTTAACTTTTGAACAACCTATATTTTTTTATGGATCACTTTCTTTAATAATTATTGGAAATGGTTTTTTTAAGCCTAATATATCTTCTTTTGTAGGGAAGTTATACAATGAAGGAGACACAAGGCGCGATGCTGGTTTTACTATTTTTTATATGGGAATTAATATTGGTGGAGCTGTAGCTCCATTATTGTGTGCATGGTTAGCTGAATTGTATGGATGGCATTACGGATTTGTTTTAGCAGGAATAGGAATGCTTTTAGGGCTTTTAGTGTTTAAAAAAGGATTAAATAATAATGTATTTGATAAGCATGGTGCTGTTCCGAATTTAGCGGTATATAATCAAAAAAAGTTTGGTATTAAAATGGGGAGTTTAATAACAGTCTGCGCTTTATTATTCGTGCCTGTTTTTGCTTTAATTGTAAGATATCATCAGTTTGAACACTATTTAGTTTGGATTGTTTCGTTGTTTTTGGTTTTATATATAATTAATGTTTTACGAAATGTAACTGTTTCTGAACGCCAAAAATTATTAGTAGCCGTTTACTTTACAGTATTGTATACTGTGTTTTCAGCAATATTTGAACAAGCTGGTAGTTCACTAACGTTATTTGCAGACAGAAACGTGAATTTAATAGGAATAAATGCTGCTCAAACTAATAGTATAAATTCAAGCTTTATAATTTTATTTGCCATACCATTTTCAATGTTGTGGATGTACTTAAATAAAATAAACAAAAATCCAAATTCTGTCATTAAGTTTGGCGTAGGTATAGCTCTTTTAGGATTAGGGTTTGTAGTTTTTGCAATGTCTGCATACCAAGTTGATGAGTTTGCTAAAACACCAATGAGTTATTTGATAGTAGGTTATTTAGTGTTAACTATGGGGGAGCTTTTTTTATCTCCAATAGGGTTGTCAAAAATAACAGAATTATCTCCAACTAAATATGTAGCTTTTATAATGGGAGTTTGGTTTTCTGCTAATTTTTATGGGCATTTTTTTGCAGGGAGAATAGCAAAATTAACAACAGTGTCAGATGGTGATTTAGGAGTTTTTTCAAATGGCTTATTAGGAGAAATAACAACATTTATAACAGGAATGTCAAGTGAAGTAATTTTATCTAAAGAACCAATATTTCATCAATTATATTCTTATGTTTCTGTGTATTCTGGTTTTGGATTTTTTACTTTTTTAATAGGTGTGTTGGTAATGATATTTTCAAAAAAAATAAAAAGAATGATGCAAAATGTACATTAG
- a CDS encoding YceI family protein, which translates to MKKLIFPLLLCAITLQLTSCKKETKKEEQKEAKVEKKQAPFSLKNADNKVNWTAYKTTEKIPVKGQFKKVNITAGGEGNSAKEALNNAEFSIPVSSIFTSDSGRDFKIKKFFFGIMDKTELLSGKLVLENDSIGYSDITMNNVTKKLPFTYTLDGKKFSLNATMKVSNWEARKALDSLNTICKDLHKGADGVSKTWDEVAINIVSVFK; encoded by the coding sequence ATGAAAAAATTAATCTTTCCTCTCTTATTATGTGCTATTACTTTACAGCTAACTTCTTGTAAAAAAGAAACAAAAAAAGAAGAGCAAAAGGAAGCTAAAGTTGAAAAAAAACAAGCTCCTTTTTCATTAAAAAATGCTGATAATAAAGTAAACTGGACAGCTTATAAAACCACAGAAAAAATACCTGTAAAAGGTCAATTTAAAAAAGTAAACATCACCGCTGGTGGTGAAGGAAACTCTGCTAAAGAAGCACTTAATAACGCTGAATTTTCAATTCCTGTAAGCAGTATTTTCACTTCTGACTCTGGAAGAGATTTTAAAATTAAAAAATTCTTTTTTGGTATCATGGACAAGACTGAATTACTTTCTGGAAAATTAGTTTTAGAGAATGATTCTATTGGGTATTCTGACATCACAATGAATAATGTTACTAAAAAATTACCTTTTACTTATACTTTAGATGGAAAAAAATTTAGTTTAAATGCAACTATGAAAGTAAGTAACTGGGAAGCACGAAAAGCTTTAGATTCATTAAACACAATATGCAAAGACTTGCATAAGGGAGCAGATGGAGTTTCTAAAACCTGGGATGAAGTAGCTATAAATATAGTTTCTGTATTTAAATAA
- a CDS encoding bifunctional 2-polyprenyl-6-hydroxyphenol methylase/3-demethylubiquinol 3-O-methyltransferase UbiG gives METTEHYFKTNKETWNKKVAVHAKSEMYNLKAFKEGENSLMKYELDALGDVSGKSLLHLQCHFGQDTLSWSRKGAKCTGIDLSDEGIKLARELNEELKLDSKFICCNVYDVNKHVSEQFDIVFTSYGTIGWLPNLKPWAKIIASRLKEGGVFFIAEFHPIVWMFDYLKKPAELSFGYNQKEVIYEEYSGTYADEKNEVISKEYGWNHGLGEIITALTSEGLQIEYLNEYDESPYDVFPDLVKTENGMFTTKDKLYPLIFTLKATKKS, from the coding sequence ATGGAAACTACTGAACATTATTTTAAAACAAATAAAGAAACTTGGAATAAAAAAGTTGCTGTGCATGCTAAAAGTGAAATGTATAATTTAAAAGCATTTAAGGAAGGTGAAAATTCATTAATGAAATATGAGTTGGATGCTTTAGGAGATGTCTCAGGGAAGTCATTATTACACTTACAATGTCATTTTGGACAAGATACTTTAAGTTGGAGTAGAAAGGGGGCTAAATGCACTGGCATCGATTTATCAGATGAAGGAATTAAGTTAGCAAGAGAGTTAAATGAAGAATTAAAGCTAGATTCTAAATTTATATGTTGTAATGTATATGATGTAAATAAACATGTTTCCGAGCAATTTGATATCGTGTTCACAAGTTATGGAACCATTGGTTGGTTGCCAAATTTAAAGCCTTGGGCAAAAATAATAGCATCTAGATTAAAAGAAGGAGGGGTTTTCTTTATTGCAGAATTTCACCCAATCGTGTGGATGTTTGATTATCTAAAGAAACCTGCAGAACTTAGTTTTGGATACAATCAAAAAGAAGTTATCTATGAAGAATATTCAGGTACTTATGCAGATGAAAAAAATGAAGTTATCAGTAAGGAATATGGGTGGAATCATGGTTTAGGAGAGATAATTACAGCCTTAACATCTGAAGGATTGCAGATAGAGTACCTAAATGAGTATGACGAAAGCCCCTATGATGTTTTTCCTGATCTTGTAAAAACTGAAAATGGAATGTTTACGACAAAAGATAAATTATATCCATTAATATTTACATTAAAAGCAACAAAAAAGAGTTAA
- a CDS encoding carbon-nitrogen hydrolase family protein: MKIAATQIDVSVGKIEKNIIAHIKAIKEAVKEKVDLITFPEMSITGYCREEGKRLAFIKKDKRLNSLRKLSKENNIIIVVGAPILLDDMLYIGSFILKPKGDEEIYTKQYLHSGEEMYYKSSFLYNPKVTIVNEQLSFAICADIDNVEHPKQAKLDKSTVYVPSIFFSKEGIDKGYSSLKRYSEKYMLPILMSNFCGEHWGVKAGGKSAFWNEKGKKIVALDSEKEGLIIVEKDSVNWKVKSIMF; the protein is encoded by the coding sequence ATGAAAATAGCAGCAACTCAAATTGATGTAAGTGTAGGTAAAATTGAAAAGAATATTATTGCTCATATCAAAGCTATAAAAGAAGCTGTAAAAGAAAAAGTAGATTTAATTACATTTCCTGAAATGTCAATAACTGGATATTGTAGAGAAGAAGGAAAAAGATTAGCCTTTATAAAAAAGGATAAAAGATTAAATAGCTTAAGAAAATTATCTAAAGAGAATAATATTATAATTGTTGTTGGAGCTCCAATATTGTTAGATGATATGTTATACATAGGGTCTTTCATACTAAAACCAAAAGGAGACGAGGAAATTTATACAAAGCAATATTTACATTCAGGAGAAGAGATGTACTATAAAAGTTCTTTTTTATACAATCCAAAAGTAACTATAGTAAATGAACAATTGTCTTTTGCTATTTGTGCTGATATCGATAATGTAGAACATCCTAAACAAGCAAAGTTAGATAAGTCAACAGTTTATGTTCCTAGTATATTCTTTTCTAAAGAAGGTATTGATAAAGGGTATTCGTCTTTAAAAAGGTATTCTGAAAAATACATGTTACCAATTCTTATGAGTAACTTTTGTGGAGAACATTGGGGTGTTAAAGCTGGAGGTAAAAGTGCCTTTTGGAATGAAAAAGGAAAAAAAATAGTAGCCTTAGATTCTGAAAAAGAAGGGTTAATTATTGTTGAAAAAGATAGTGTAAATTGGAAGGTTAAGTCTATTATGTTTTAA
- a CDS encoding PaaI family thioesterase, which yields MKTLGAKILHIKEGEVKIQCMKVDNLTQQHGFFHAGVLTSIMDVACGYAALTVMPENSDVLSVEFKTNLLRPANSKLVVATGKVVKSGKTLVFCEAKVEDEQGTLYTTMQATMICLQKKNAN from the coding sequence ATGAAAACTCTAGGAGCAAAAATTCTTCATATCAAAGAAGGAGAAGTGAAAATACAGTGTATGAAGGTAGATAATCTTACCCAGCAACATGGTTTTTTTCATGCTGGCGTACTAACAAGTATTATGGATGTTGCTTGTGGTTATGCAGCGTTAACAGTAATGCCAGAAAATTCAGATGTTTTATCTGTAGAATTTAAAACAAATTTATTACGACCAGCTAATTCTAAATTAGTTGTAGCCACAGGAAAGGTGGTAAAGTCGGGAAAAACTCTAGTGTTTTGTGAAGCTAAAGTTGAAGATGAACAAGGCACATTGTATACTACTATGCAGGCTACAATGATTTGTTTACAGAAAAAGAATGCTAATTAA
- a CDS encoding LUD domain-containing protein, translated as MNFFKKLFKSYTESSKEEINRQPVNLSLDDLFVHHFINKGGKFLYSTSINEVIINLENILKENNWENITCTDFDLLKITQQLKIKSQDTPNNTIPFFTSCEHLIANKGDILFSSNQLGSNKISELSENFIIYATTSQLVKNISEGLTGIKTHFKGNIPTNISSITNYTIQKNNDDFLNYGNSNSKNLYLLLFEDL; from the coding sequence ATGAATTTTTTTAAAAAACTATTTAAATCATATACAGAATCATCTAAAGAAGAAATTAATCGTCAACCGGTTAATCTTTCTTTAGATGATTTGTTTGTACATCATTTTATTAACAAAGGAGGGAAATTTTTATATTCTACAAGTATTAATGAAGTTATCATCAATTTAGAAAATATTTTGAAAGAGAATAACTGGGAAAATATAACTTGTACTGATTTTGATTTATTAAAAATCACCCAGCAATTAAAAATAAAATCTCAAGATACACCTAACAATACTATTCCTTTTTTTACTAGTTGTGAGCATTTAATTGCTAATAAAGGAGACATATTATTTTCTTCAAACCAATTAGGAAGTAATAAAATATCTGAATTATCTGAGAACTTTATTATTTACGCAACCACAAGTCAACTAGTGAAAAACATTAGTGAAGGTTTAACAGGTATTAAAACCCATTTTAAAGGTAATATCCCTACTAATATTAGTTCTATAACCAATTATACAATACAAAAGAATAATGATGATTTTTTGAATTACGGTAATAGCAATTCAAAAAATTTATACTTACTTCTTTTTGAAGACCTCTAA
- the ftsH gene encoding ATP-dependent zinc metalloprotease FtsH — protein sequence MSDKKKNTPKLTFNSLWIYIPIAVLFIGLTFFNSGSMGSKNLSENEFNQILKDNDISKIFIYNKSYAEIFIKDESLSKESHKKLSNSPFYRKGAPLYKYNFGDLQNFEKELQKAKDTYSLDFDKGNDSKTSMMDTIISFLPFILLIVIWLFFMRRMSGSGGGAGGGGQIFNIGKSKAKLFDQDTKVKTTFKNVAGLEGAKEEVQEIVDFLKSPEKYTRLGGKIPKGALLVGPPGTGKTLLAKAVAGEAGVPFFSLSGSDFVEMFVGVGASRVRDLFKQAQQKSPSIIFIDEIDAIGRARGKNSMTGGNDERENTLNQLLTEMDGFGTDTNVIVLAATNRADVLDKALMRAGRFDRQIYVDLPDLHERREIFEVHIKPLKLADNANLEFLAQQTPGFSGADIANLCNEAALIAARNNKEAIEHQDFLDAVDRIVGGLEKKNKVITPKEKKVIAFHEAGHATVSWMLEHAAPLVKVTIVPRGQSLGAAWYLPEERKIVQTEQMLDEMCATMGGRAAEKLMFNKISTGALSDLEKVTKQARAMVTVYGLNDKVGNITYYDSSGNDGFVKPYSDATAKTIDEEISKIIEGQYVRAIEILEQHKDKLTLLADRLLEKEVIFKDDLIKLFGKRPFEKDETKENTNPITEE from the coding sequence ATGAGTGATAAGAAAAAAAACACACCTAAACTAACCTTTAATTCTCTTTGGATATATATTCCAATAGCAGTTTTATTTATAGGGTTAACTTTTTTTAACTCAGGTTCAATGGGTTCTAAAAATTTATCTGAAAACGAATTCAATCAAATTCTTAAGGATAATGATATTTCTAAAATTTTTATATACAATAAATCATACGCAGAAATATTTATTAAAGATGAATCTTTGAGTAAAGAATCTCATAAAAAATTAAGTAATTCTCCTTTTTACAGAAAAGGGGCTCCACTTTACAAATATAATTTTGGGGATTTACAAAATTTTGAAAAAGAACTTCAAAAAGCAAAAGATACATATTCTTTAGATTTTGATAAAGGGAATGATAGTAAAACTAGTATGATGGATACCATTATAAGTTTTTTACCTTTTATTTTACTAATTGTTATTTGGTTATTTTTTATGAGAAGAATGTCAGGATCTGGTGGTGGTGCCGGTGGTGGTGGACAAATTTTCAACATTGGTAAATCTAAAGCTAAACTTTTTGATCAAGACACTAAAGTAAAAACTACTTTTAAAAATGTTGCTGGTTTAGAAGGTGCTAAAGAAGAAGTACAAGAAATTGTAGATTTCTTAAAGAGTCCTGAAAAATATACAAGATTAGGTGGAAAGATACCAAAAGGGGCCTTATTAGTAGGACCTCCTGGAACTGGGAAAACTTTATTAGCTAAAGCTGTTGCTGGTGAAGCTGGTGTACCTTTCTTTTCTTTATCTGGTTCTGATTTTGTTGAAATGTTTGTAGGTGTTGGTGCTTCACGTGTAAGAGACCTATTTAAACAAGCTCAACAAAAGTCTCCTTCAATTATATTTATTGATGAGATAGATGCTATTGGTAGAGCAAGAGGTAAAAATAGTATGACTGGTGGTAACGATGAACGCGAAAACACGTTAAACCAATTATTAACTGAAATGGATGGTTTTGGTACTGATACAAATGTTATTGTACTTGCCGCAACAAACCGTGCAGATGTTTTAGACAAAGCTTTAATGCGTGCTGGTCGTTTTGACCGTCAAATTTATGTTGACTTACCTGACTTACACGAACGAAGAGAAATTTTTGAAGTACATATAAAGCCTTTGAAATTGGCAGACAATGCTAATTTAGAATTTTTAGCTCAACAAACTCCTGGGTTTTCTGGTGCTGATATTGCCAATTTATGTAATGAAGCTGCTTTAATAGCTGCAAGAAATAATAAAGAAGCTATTGAACATCAAGATTTCTTAGATGCTGTTGATAGAATCGTTGGAGGTTTAGAAAAGAAAAACAAAGTAATTACTCCTAAAGAAAAGAAAGTAATAGCTTTTCATGAAGCAGGTCATGCTACAGTAAGTTGGATGTTAGAACATGCTGCTCCTTTAGTTAAAGTTACTATTGTACCACGTGGACAATCATTAGGTGCAGCGTGGTACCTTCCAGAAGAAAGAAAGATTGTTCAAACTGAACAAATGCTAGATGAAATGTGTGCTACCATGGGAGGAAGAGCTGCTGAAAAATTAATGTTTAACAAAATTTCTACTGGAGCTTTAAGTGATCTAGAAAAAGTAACTAAACAAGCAAGAGCAATGGTTACTGTATACGGATTAAACGATAAAGTAGGAAATATTACATATTATGATTCATCTGGTAATGATGGTTTTGTAAAACCTTATAGTGATGCTACTGCTAAAACTATAGATGAAGAAATTTCAAAAATAATAGAAGGTCAATATGTTAGAGCTATTGAAATATTAGAGCAACATAAAGATAAATTAACACTATTGGCTGATCGTTTACTAGAAAAAGAAGTTATCTTTAAAGACGATTTAATTAAATTATTTGGTAAAAGACCATTTGAAAAAGACGAAACAAAAGAAAATACAAATCCAATAACAGAAGAATAA